TGCATCGCTAGGcccgcgctccttctctccgtTTGGTCCCTTCATCTACGACACGAAGGGAGtcgaggaggaaaagaagtACCGCGTGTCTTTCCTGATGGTTGACATTCCGGGCTACGGCAACTCCTCGGGACACCCTTCGCCCGACACTATCCGCAGCAACGTGCTTCAGGTGAGAAAGCCACGCGGCGCGGTAAGGGGagagaagggggggaggacgtggcgcacacgcgcgctgtggagcgacgaggagagggacGAAGCGCGAAGCAAGGCAACAAGAAATAGGCAGAGAAGGCAgtcagctgcgcgcgaggcggtcgcctgcgcggccggcgTTGCAAATCAGTCTTTGTTGTGGCACGTCACCCCCGTTTTCTTCGATTTTCTCTTTTTTAGGCCGTGAAGCACGCGTTGATGGAGCTCGTAGAGCAccacgaggaagacgacatCGTGGTGAACATCCTCGGCTACTCGTTGGGGTGCGCAGTTGCgctgtcgctggcggcggaccTAGCTGAATGCATCGCGAAGGACgttgcgcgcgcgcagccagcaCGGGCGGACTCGAACGCAtccttcggcgcctctggGCGGATCGCCACTGCCTCACAGGCCTGGGAAGAGAAGCTGAAGGCCGCCAAGTGGGAcgagcggccgccgagcggGAACAACGGCAAAGTCCACTCAGGCATCTCGTTCGACGACTCGAACCTAACCTTCAGAGACACCTGCAACCTGACCATGTTCGAGGAGAACGGAAGGCCGCACGTCGTCCCGCTCGACACCGAGTTCGCCAGTGAACCGCAGAAAACACAGGGTCTGCGCCTCGGGGTGAGCACCGGGAAAGGGAAAGATAGAGAGGAAGcgggtggggggggaggggggggggggagtgtGCGTTTGTGTGTATGTGTTGCTCCGCCtgctttttttcgcgttttttccTGGTTTCACGCAACCTCCTCGGGTTTGGTTCCTTCTCTAGATTCTAAACCGCCCTATGCATGCCTTTTCCGagatttttttttttagaTCAACCGCCTcgtgctgctggcgcccTTCACATCCATCCAGGCAATGGCTGGGCGCGTTGCAGCCGCGACAgttggaggcggcgggctcaTCAGtcgagccgcgagcgccctcGTCAGTCGCCAAATCAACTGGGACAACGAAGTCTCTATGAAGCGCCTCTTCGAGTCCATGTACAGTAAGGCCCCGAAAGTCCAAACTGCAGAGTGCCCCTTTTATGACACGTATATGCATGCGAGTCGTTGTTTCTACAagggtgtgtgtgtgtccatatatgtatatatatctacgtATACTCGATTGCAGATGTATACTCTGTACCGTGTAAACACATTTACATATTTATCTACCTATGTGTGTCTGGGGTGTATGTGGGCGACAGCTCGGTTCCTCGGGTGGGTGTATAGACACGTGCATGCGATTGGCTTCTTTGTCTGTCGCACGGCTTTGCAGAAATCCAATCGACCTCGCAAGCGGACGTCTTCCGGAACTTCCGGTTGTATATCCAGCACGGAGACCACGACAACGTGATTCCGTGGACGATGGGGTACGAGCTCTTTTCCCTCGCCAAGTCCCTCCGCTCTGCGTACAACATGTCCCACATTCCCCTCAAGGTGAGCGAAGCAGGACAGGGGTAGCCGCACTGCTTttgcggcgacagcgcggcgtTTTTGCGCCTTGTGCGTCACGTCGGCCTGCTTCGCGTAGTCGTCCATGCACCGAGGGTCGCGCGCGAAGTCGGGGCTTTCCGAGGCCCTTCTGTATCCGCGTCAGTTTCCTTGAaagggaaggagagaagacgagcggCAGGAAGCTCCACGATCTCCCCGCGACGAtggtgcctctctctctgtgtgttCAGTTTGACAAGATGCCgggcgagacgcacgcgactATTTTGTCTGGTCAGAGCGAGATGACGCTGCTCGAGAACTGCTTCGCGCCCTACCGCTTGcatcccgcggcgccgctcgcgctcctcaAGTTCTACTCGCGCGTCACGCACCTCCCTGCCATGGGCGTCCCCCCGCGCTCCACGACTCAAACGCAGGCTCAGCAGGGTCAGTCCACCacctccgcgcgccgtcccCCGGGGTCAGTACGCGCGGTGGCCTCGAATTCCGCCGTGTACGTGCGGGCAAACACCGCGGCAGGTGTGTCTTTCagttcgcgcgccgcgtcgtaTTCGACGGTGACCACCGGCGGCAACGCGGGCTGCACTTACATTGTCAAGGCAGCCGACGGCCGGAGCCGACGGCTTAGATACTCCAACAGCGACTCCGTCCTCGCGCCAGAAGGCAGCGAGACATCCCAAGGTGCGCGACTGGGCAGCATCCTACGCCGTGAtgtgccttcttcgccggcggagggaaCGAGAGACGATGTGCACGGTCAGAGCCTTTATTCAGCCGTGAGGTGCCTGCGATCAAAAtctgtcgctgccgcgttcTATTCACCTTTCTTTCGATATCTGTCCCGTGCGTTTGTGCAGGAACGGGcgagccgccgtcgcctcaaGATTCAGGTCCCTCCCCGATTTCTCAAGCCGCAAGGGCCTCCTCAACAGCTGGCGCTAACGAGTCGTATTCAGCGGCGTTTGCGGCGATATGCGCCTACTCTGCAACCTCGACGCGCCTAACCACTTCTCAGTCTGCCGATGAACTGTCAAAATGCTGCTTCGCTCTGCCTTCCAACTCTGGCGCCACGGTGCTGTCCTCAGCGTCGCGCCCAGCCCTCTGCAGATCGGGCTCGTCCGTCGCCAGCTAcacagcgacgcgagcgactccGACCCCGACCGAGGCCTGTGCGGTGCCGGTGAGCTCGGGCGCGGTCAGCACGGCGTTGCCGCCACTCCCCACGTCGGCGTTGACGCGTTCGCAGACGTCGTTAGTCTCGCAGGGCTCCATGCTTACGCAGCGTTCGCTCGGGAGTCACGCGAGTagcgtctctctgctctcgACGATGCACACGGCGCGACCGTCGCTTgtcagcagcggcgcagtGACGACTAAAACAACGACGTCTGTCGTGTaccggcgcgcgaagacacTCGGCGCAGGATGCTGAGCGAGAGAGTGCCGAGTCAAACGATTCAGCAAAGCGAGTCTTGGCGCGGACACGCGCCGCTAATGATGGAGACAGAGGGATACAGTCACAGGTTCAGGCTCATCAGTGCCCTGTGCTGAAGGACATCCGCACCCCCGACCTTCGACGTCTGACTTTACGTGCAAATGTCGCGTCTCGTGGTGTGGATGAGGAggcgcgttttctcttctcacGTTCGCGTAGAGGACGCCAGGTGCCGGCGTGTGCAGGCCTCGAAGACGGGCAAAGACCCGCGGCTCGAGCCGAGACcggagccgcgcgggcgcgcctttCACCTCGATTCGAGTTGCAGGGCGACGGTGCTCGATCA
This portion of the Besnoitia besnoiti strain Bb-Ger1 chromosome VII, whole genome shotgun sequence genome encodes:
- a CDS encoding hypothetical protein (encoded by transcript BESB_079030) is translated as MLASAARGSSSRRGGRAVASPDQGALRRNVLRRAARAPFTEEAARSPADAEKSFLPDFGGSPVKKSELYSSTLSLEEVSLASTECLASVPSSADHSDAECGSTTGPEPRAAAAPRGRVAEEAWAQATQAEVERFSAESVASSSLTSVSPAEPPQTARPGVSSSDILMQGRFQCQSTRNPFLALQSAASAPSRPAASMSFSSFRQATTTSNSASTPSSSAAPHLGRSASLATLPLSGASAQSASPNSAVSHVLPSFQSQSSFPSAQSVRSAETAAVQRTASFAAEAKAEAAPPAPAVSADAAAVRTQQKPRQMKKKPRFVRACPAALARREIPTKPTGPLAPNLLYKYRCPGGQGIQVPALRMESAPTKLSNWRVSWQELLCYNPRSYGATPLFKENYVVMRAGLENYISNITDIVFVDRNSAHQNPAYVYHAYLVPPVTPHDYSTAACIQCYTSDDSWLARGAWKREVRKKGTVETMQPANPLVLPFAPPEGSEETNAQHFRFRSKAAHPLYGTQAVAHAQNAKKKLPLHLWVFLSGKDMQALDGIVLTWKFLRFASEIPPGEFVEGPGEATAPTKEGAMGARFWGANRASGQGQYHQYHSAGRNPAQDQTVDAAGAAPQSTNGPRSFSPFGPFIYDTKGVEEEKKYRVSFLMVDIPGYGNSSGHPSPDTIRSNVLQAVKHALMELVEHHEEDDIVVNILGYSLGCAVALSLAADLAECIAKDVARAQPARADSNASFGASGRIATASQAWEEKLKAAKWDERPPSGNNGKVHSGISFDDSNLTFRDTCNLTMFEENGRPHVVPLDTEFASEPQKTQGLRLGINRLVLLAPFTSIQAMAGRVAAATVGGGGLISRAASALVSRQINWDNEVSMKRLFESMYKIQSTSQADVFRNFRLYIQHGDHDNVIPWTMGYELFSLAKSLRSAYNMSHIPLKFDKMPGETHATILSGQSEMTLLENCFAPYRLHPAAPLALLKFYSRVTHLPAMGVPPRSTTQTQAQQGQSTTSARRPPGSVRAVASNSAVYVRANTAAGVSFSSRAASYSTVTTGGNAGCTYIVKAADGRSRRLRYSNSDSVLAPEGSETSQGTGEPPSPQDSGPSPISQAARASSTAGANESYSAAFAAICAYSATSTRLTTSQSADELSKCCFALPSNSGATVLSSASRPALCRSGSSVASYTATRATPTPTEACAVPVSSGAVSTALPPLPTSALTRSQTSLVSQGSMLTQRSLGSHASSVSLLSTMHTARPSLVSSGAVTTKTTTSVVYRRAKTLGAGC